The Lasioglossum baleicum chromosome 3, iyLasBale1, whole genome shotgun sequence region TCGTAGCCTGTGCATACTATAAGTAATGACTACGTTAAAACGTAAGAACTTACTGAAAAGTTGTAATGGTTCGTTGGGAAGAAACGCTTAAGTTAAAAAGCGTGGTCCGAATCGTACGCTTAACTTATTACTTAACAGTATTTCTATTATATTCAACGCGCCACGAGAATGCGCGTAgtatttatattaaaaacaaagtatatatgtgtgtatatatatatacatcgcctatatatatacaaacataTTATATAAAGATGTTCTTCTTATATGTATGCCGTGTCGTATATACAATCAATTTGGGTGTCTAATGAAACGTGCTTTCAACATACCGAAAGTACTTATCAGGTCTTATCTTCTTATACTTATTAATAATAGTACCATTGACGATTTACACTGCTGCCCGGCAAGCATGTATAATTTTCATATAAGTACACCTCGAAATTGAATATGGAGACAGTTCGAGAACTTTCTTATAAACTATTGTAAGCTATGGAACAGAAATTTAACAAACTTATATTATGATAGACAAGAAGATGGAATATAACTGTTTGAAAATGATAAACTTCTTTCACGAAGAAGTCCAACAATCATTCTTGTGTATAATAAGAAAGTAATCATTTTTGTTAACCCCTTTTTATctgataaatataaacatttttcatgACTGTCTAATACCTTCTATTTTTTCAGAAACGACACTTGCGTAAGTTTTCTTACGTTTTTAGTATTGCGAGAAATATATTACAGTCACAGTGGTGTACTTGAAATAGTTCTAAAAATATAGGATGTCTGGAATAAAGACACCAGTTTGTAATCTGATGGAAAATTCAATCTTGAGCTAACATTTTCCAATAAACACATATTATTGAAAAAGATTTTGATACCGTAacgtatttaatttttatttagaggTACTGACAGCTCCCATGAGAGAATAAAAATTCTGAACCATTTTTGTAATAACTCGAAATTATTGTGAGTAAAAAAGAATTcatcaaatttaatttacaatttcttaaatttccAGGTATAATACAAAGCAGTATTATAACTTCTTAAGCGAGTCTATATCTTATCACTAGGTTTACAGGACGCGTCAAGATGAcgtattctaaaatttttaatttacgattattgacaATGAGATTGTAACTATGCAtccatgaggaattattcaataaatttattcCTTTGGGCTTATATTATAAGAAAAATTATATGTGTAGTAGGAATTTGGATAgacgtcatttttataaaataataatgtaaaatagtcacttttagtgctccgtaaacctaATGCTATCTcagaatttatttttcaatcagaTTTTGAATCAAAACGGTATCTTTATTGAGAGGAACACCTTGTAAGCATAACAACATAAAGTTCGTATCTCCACATTTGCAGGAATACAAAGTGTCAAAACTTTCTGTGAACGCCATGTTTGTATCGTGTTTCTACTATCGACGGTCGTCTTCTACCGGTAACCTGAGtggtttttaaacaaacaagacATCTCCTGTTGTCGGACCTGAATTTGCCTTGCACTAACGGCGAACCAAAAGCAAAACGGCCACCGCGAGATGGCTACAATTATCGTAcaaacaatgaaatacaatttacaATGTTACTAGCCAATCGATGGTCAAGGCAAGTTTTCCGAGTGTTTTTTCGAGGATGTTCCTTGTCTAATTGCGTGGTAAAGAATGTACAATGTATCCTAAATGTGATGTGTAACCGATATTTTCTTGTAATGTATCCTTATgattcgaataaaaataaagaatcccATATTTCCGTCAGACCCACCCGCTTTTCACTTTTGTAGGAAATTAATCTATTtcgctatatacagggtgaggccggacgggtggtacaacagAGCAGggagtgatactacatgtaaaaaataagtcgaaaaaaaggaataacatttttttgtttgacgcttcgttttcgagaaaatcgagtttgaaaatgcagcgaatacacgcgCTATTGCATatgaatcgtctgacgcgtctgaccatgattaaccaattctactttgtgtaTATAGTACTACAGTACTACAGCACGCGAACCTAATATTCATGCGTTTATAAGGGtaggcgcacactagaccgcaccgcgaccgcacgccgccgcgccgcctgtCCGGCACTGTACGCCAACTTCGCGTTGACGCCGCGCCGGTACTGTTTTccgcacactagaccgcacctGCACGGCACCAACACGGCACCAGCACATTCTGTAGCCAAAACTATTGCGCGGTTATTTCGATTTTTCACGTTAGAAACGGTAACGACGCGACGATCTGTTAACAACGTTATTGATTGCAGTTTTTATAAAAGCTTTTACCGCTCTTATCCAAAACTTGGTTTTCAATGTTTGTTGACAGCTCGACGATGGGATGAAATACTATATAATTTTACTTGAGGTATTGGGGTATCCAATAAGTGATGCGGTTGCTTCAATTCATTCTTTGATCTGaactcttaaatttcaatacttCAAgtcaaattatataatatttcatccCATACCAGATTATCATGTACATATAATGAAACATTTGATTTGGTGCttcggattggttaatggacagattttattttataatttatatttttaaaaaacaacaatttcactcgtggtacaaattattgatcaaaataagaatattttacttttgaaattaaatatatcctatttgaaatactatttttttaagCCGAATAAACTCTAAAATATTGagcaatatttgaaatatttatttcgccaaACATTGCCCACCCGTGCGTGCAAGCTTGCAACATCGTAAGCGCGCCAGTGGCCCTTAAAGTGTACGCGTTCCCCTTTGAAACTACATAAaagaaagtcaaaccgtcgagTTAAGTCAAGTAAACGCTCAAATaattcattatgtttaattttattgtgttttatatatgagaatacaatataccttcaaactagtgggttatcaaatcatttcaacgaaaaaatgattacattagttttgttgacaaaaatcgattttttgcataatcctgaggtcgtagatttttgagaccagatttgaaatcagcatgaaaaaatgtacaggaaatgatgtatagcatgttaaaaagaaattttttccgcgcgtggtattgggaaaactgaaattttcttgaaattgtgcaagtttaacgaatttattcaaggttaaaaaacgtttgtaccataatctccatatttctcccatattctgtaaagtttcagctttaatttttaaaaaatttcattgctcTATCTCACTTCTATCTtcttcgaaagttctttgattttgtcgccgatttcgtccaaattgcccactgtttggcgtcggcgcggcgcggagcggtgcggtctagtgtgcgcaCATTTTCACGTAGCGGTACGGAGGCGTACTGGCGCTGTGAAGTTGCTGTTAGGTGTGCGCACTCCCATTGAAACTaatagaagaaagtcaaaacagcggaagCGGGCGGTCAGCGTGCATtcgcggtgcggtctagtgtgcgccatttttacatgtagtatcaccccctgctcggttgtaccacccgtccggccacaccctgtatatctatacatatacgttAGGTGGAAGGATGACTGGTATGGACGATAAATGAGAACAACTATTGACGGTGAAGCCGTCCGCCAAGGGTGCGATTTATTAAGAAGCTCTAAGTACTGAACGCTCCGAACGTCATTGGATGAGTGTTCGCTCAGGTCTTAGGTAAACTCTAGTCCTAAGGACTAAGGACACCAGGACACCAGGACACCTTGTTGTCAGCGTGTTCGCTACCTACACCCCAACTGTGCTCTGGATTTCTGAAGGGTACGCGTCGCGCTGTCGAGCCGCACGCTGTCCACTCTCGACGTTCGCTAATAATTCGATATTTCATACACTTTCTTTAAACAAAAACAAGAAATTGTGTGGACGATGCAACAACACTCGTTTACAGGTTGTTAAATGTTTTATAACATACAGTCTCAATTTACAGTCCGTATTAAGAATGAAAAGAAGTATTACAAACTTACTGTGTTATGTATTTCTCTACATTGCGGTAAAGGGAGtattttcttttacaaaatatGTTTCGCGATCGATGTACGTATCTATatacataataaatattattattaaactaaGACGAACCAATCTATAAATGTATTAAAAGATCATCTATAAGTTCTATGTTCAACAAGATTGTACATCGTAAAGAATTATTCACAATATATTAGAAAGacgaatttacatttttcttgaaGTTGTCTGCGTCAGCAATGTCGACGAAGTCCTTCAAACCTTTCGGTCGCACAGATAGGGTTATGGTCGCGCCGTTTTCGTGCCACTTGGGTTTCAGCAACACGCAGCATCCTTTTCCTATGTATCGTCAAATACTTTGTTAAAATGTAATTAAGGGGATATTCTGGTTTTTCATCTTCAATAAATCGAGTTTTTTGCATTTTCTTTAAGTATAAGTGTTATATGTAGAATATGTGTGCAAAAAGATTTGCTTGTACTCGTAAAATTAACGTAGTTATAAGCCGTTTATCGGTTGCCGCAATATCGCAAGTTCTAATTGACCGatagacttgaaattttgaatgaaTCTTCCTGGAAAAAATCCTAAAAGTTTCCAAAAAAAACGGTTTCGAACGTACCCAATTGGCCACGTTCGTGAGCAGCGGCTAGCTGATTAACAACACGTCTCTCGACTTCATATTTAATGGAACGTGCACCGTAATGCGTGTCGTATCCATCTGCTAAAATCGAGAGGACCTCCCTGTCCCACTTCAAATCGATCATGTGCCTTTCCTTTGCTCGCACCGCCCATGCTTCCAATTCTTTACCAACTAGTTTGATAAGTTCTGATCGAGAGAAAGGCAGGAAATAAACAATCTCGTTTATCCTTCCCAGAAATTCATCCCTTCGGAAATGAATTTTCAGTATTGGTCGAACCTAAGGTAcgtgtaatatttttaacaattccaACATTGAAATATCTGACTAAGGATATACAAACagaaaaataatacatatatcgaataaaaattaatgcgCACCACTTCGTCCTTAAATTTACGGGATATTTCAATATGCTCCGGCGCCTGATCTTCGTCGGAATTCTTATCTAACCTTAGGTTTAAAACTCGTTGTGCTTCTTCTCTTAATTGTATTGCGTGCTCGGCAATTACTTCGCTCGCTAAATTTGATGTCATTATAAATATCGCGTCTTTACATTGAATTGTTTTCCCTTTACCGTCTGTTAGTCTTCCCTGTAagagaataaaaattaatattttggtAAGATTCTTGACCTTGTATACCAGTATGTTGTAGTATCAAAAATGTTTGTACTTCATCGAAAAGCTGTAACAGGACAGTCAACACGTCGGGATGAGCTTTATCGACCTCGTCAAAGAGTACAACAGCATTTGGACGCTTTTTCAAAAGTTTTGTTAGCTGCCCACCATCATCGTGACCCACGTATCTACACTCATATGATAAGGTAATAGAATATTTTGGTAATAGCAAGATAGATTATAGTGTAGatatgatataattatatatacccAGGTGGTGCACCAATTAACTTAGCCACTTCGTGTTTTTGCTGATACTCGGACATATCTAATCGGATAAATCCATCTTGTTTATTTTTGTGAATGTATCCAGCCAGCTGCTTTGCCAATTCAGTTTTTCCAATACCCGATGAACCCAAGAATAAGAATACCAACGGATGTTCTTCGTCTATCCAGCCATTTTCTTTTCTCCTGATAGCTACAAATACACAGAATGATCTAAATATATAATCTATttctaaataattttcattactaaatgaaataaatcataCTAGATGCCACAACTGATATTGCTCCCTCTTGACCAACAATATGTTGCTTCAGGCGTTGTTCTAACGGAAATCTACGACGTTCTTCTATTTCCTGTTTATAATATTTGGATTAGAAATGATATCATATACATAGAACTTAGGTCCGCTGTACACATCCGTTTTTTTTAACGTGCGGTGCGGCAATTGTAATTGCAGTCTGAAGTGCTATAAGTTAAATTAGGCAATGTGTGTGTGTACTTTGTACCTTTGTTTTAAACGCAATTGCGGCACATTCAGTTGCAATGTTTGTCACAGTTTACGCAAACGCATATACGGTTGTTAAATACACGATCATATATCGGACAATGCACACATTTGTCATTTCACCGAAAATTTTTAATACCGGCAACGCAAAAACACTGCACGTTAAAAAAGCCGGATATGTACAGTGGGCCTTGAAGTTCTAATTTAAACAGACATACTTTCTCCTTCAGTATTTCGTCATATTTGATAGAATACTTTCTGAGCATCTCTTTAAGCTCTCCATCTTTAGCGTATTCTACAGCACGATGGCCAGATTCATTTTCTATTGTTGGATCAGCTCCTCCATCCAATAATGCTTTTACACAACTTTTTGAATCTGCTAATACAGCATAGTGTAGAGGTGTGAAACCTTTAAAAGTAGCCCTATTATTCAAAACATCTGAGAACTCTGTTTCCCTTATTGTCAGTACTGAAAATTTttggagaatttttattttgcataaaagtctgcagtctattaattactatTATTAATTGATTTATTATAACTTCTGTTTGGAATCTTACCATCCAATGAGTTTAATCTCTTCTCGATGGCTGTTTTATAAACATTAATGAATTCGTCTCCAGCATTAACATCCGCTCCCTTCTTTAATAGAACCTctataatttctaatttttcattaatagcAGCAACATGTAATGCTGTCCAGCCCAACGAATGGCGTAGATTTATGTCAACACCTTCTTTTAGACTCTACAAATGAAACTTTTGTTATAATCATATATCGATATATAGAAAAATCCATTTCCTAACTTACCCTTTCTAGATCAAGAACATGGCCATACTGTGCAGCCCGAAAGAATCGTTTCTCTGTTTAAAAGTATTTATTGAAAGATGATGTTCCCTTATGTATAATTCCTAACATAAACAGTACATACCTCGCTGTGGATTCTGTGCCTCGCAGAGGACTATAGTCAATCCAATGCCacttaataaatatcttaagtTATTGTTGCATTTCTTCCTGCAGCTATTGTCATACTTATTGAACGCTAATTTCGTTGTTGTTAATATAGACTTATAATGGCTCGTTATAATTATATCTAGTAACTTGTACAGCGGATAAAAATGTTTCTCCAATCTCCAACATATTTGTGCATAACCTATACTTCTTTGGTAACAAACATTTTCGAGTCCACTGTTTTTCTTAAGATTTAGATTGCTTAACAACGAATCCGAATTTTTCAAGGGTTTCAAGCGTAAATAAACCcacaaattgcataaacgtGACATTTCGTATGTATGCttgataaatatatattattcgcACGCTTGAACCATAAGTTTTCTTCTCAGGAATAGGAATTAACACATTAATACTACCAAATACTAAATTATTGAATAACTGCCAATATATACCGATACGTCGAAAGATTCACATTAcatatacatttttcatttttcgtaTTTACGGAAAACTCCGTTTTATGTTGCATCCTCACATGTTAAGCACCACTACTTACAAGATAAGCATTGCGTTTGAGAATACTGTATTATCATCACGCAATAGGAACTGCAAAGATTAtacaaaatatcaatatatcttagagtatttatttatatgtaatacAGCAACTGGGACGGAACGATTGTTCCCAATTGTTCCATATTTACATATAAATACAAAATCTATCAACTATTCACATGTAGGATAAAGATTGATACAACGTTCAACGTTTTACAAAGAGAAATTCGTTCGGTTGTTTATACTTGAATATCGGCGATTGTCGTGAAAGGATTTCCGATTCAAACGTGTCGAATGTTCCGCGAACGATTATCTAAAACGTTTGAATATTCGTTTCACGACCGACATGTTGACGAGTAAACCAATCATGCCGATGCGCGATCCACGCTATATATAAATTCGAAATCGCTCTAGAAAGAATAGGTGAAAGATGTACAGGAGCTCGATTAAAAATTGTCTCTCTTGTAGAGCATAAATTTTCGGATCCAGCGGAGTCCTGCATAGGACTCACGTTTCGTATTGATCCGTTACGTGCGATCCTTCCAGAATGAACACGCAGGGTACTCGCGTCGAATAGATTCCGGCGCATAATTCCAGAATGTTCCAGAGCCACGGATCGACCAATCAAGTACGTGTACCGCAGCGCCATGATTGGTGAATTTTCAGCAGAAGTTAGCAGAAAGAAGTAATCGCAGTCATCGTGCGGAAGGCATTTCGTTTAGTCTGTTGAGTGAGTGGAGCTGAGAATCAAAGTGGGATCGTGAGTTCAATATTCACGTTCGAGTATAACAACGGTGAGGCCGAACGTTCGGTAATTAGTCAGGAACTGTTCACGAGGACGAACATCGAATACACGGTCTAATTTTGACGGTTAACTCAGTGTCGCACAGAATACGTTGTATCAGCCTCTATCAGCCATGGCTGCTATGTCCGTAATCGGAATCGACTTCGGCAACGATAGCTGTTATGTGGCCGTAGCACGTGCCGGAGGCATCGAAACAATAGCGAATGACTACAGTCTACGAAGCACACCGTAAGTTTCCTTTCGCTCGTGTAATCGTTTCCTGATGATTTGCATAACGTTAAAGCGCTAACCGGTGCACCCCGTGTGCCGGCCTTCGCACTTAATCGCGAATTCTTCGATGGAAATTTATTTGACGCAAAATGAAAATCGATCGATAAAATCGAAGGGCTCGTTGTCACCGAAAATCCAACGTGGACCCGGcccgtcgatttttcgatcgcTACCATTTATGTACGCAACGTTTTGTCTATTTAGGTGTGTGTCCCCTGCTTACTTTCACATGACTAACACAGTGGACAAAAAAAGTTCATCGCGTAGTCGTGTGATCGATGCGCTATTCTTTTTCCGTCTTATTCAAAATCTGATATGACCGCGACACAGCCGCGATTTGCCATCGATCTATGAAGGACGTTTTTAGAGAGAGTGTTATCAGTGTCAGGAGTTATTGCACCTGCATTTCATCCCCGTGGAACAATGAAAATATTACGTGATTAAAATCTTGTGTGGCCAATTTACCGCGATCCACCTCGGAACGGTAGTTTTATTTAGTAATTGAGACTCCAAATAACGAATTCAAGAGAACACAGATAAAGTTGTGTGTTACAATTTACCGAACTTGTCTAATAAACAATGTCATCTGATTTCATTCGATTTGAATGAAATAACCTTGAGTGCTATATAGAATGTTCTAATGATGTTATCTGTGAACGATAACAAGTTTACTGGCTTGTAATATGTTGATCTAATTTCTATCGAgcctaaaaatatataattgtgTCTATGGGATTATGTCATTATTGTTGGGTCATTATACACAGCTTAATTAAAAGTGACACAAATTTGTTGCACTTGAACTTTGGAAATGTATTGTTTGCTTTTGAACTaatgaaaattattgtttttagaTCATGCGTGGCATTCAGTGGAAAAAACCGAATTCTTGGAGTGGCAGCTAAGAATCAAATGTTCACTAACATGAAAAACACTATTCATGGATTTAAACGACTGTTAGGTAGAAAATATAATGATCCTCAAGTACAACATGAACTCAAGATGTTACCTTTTAAGGTAACTCAGCAGTCAGATGGAAATCTGGGTATACATGTAAGTCTCTATTCGTCTTTTTATTACTGTTCTTCTAGTATCAataattaacactaggtttacagagCACTGAAACtgattattttacattactttataaaagtAACGACAATACATGTATCCAATTTTTTAGccatttttttagaaaataaaatttgtttaataattcCTTATGGATgtatctttacaatctcaataatagtatattaaaaatattagaacgcgTCCTGTAAACTTAgcgtgaaatagaaactcataAAAATAACTGTAATCacataataacaatattttgttttgtgTAATTCTATTACTACTTAGCTTCCCGgcctaataaatattattaccgTTGTTTTCAATGCGACTGGATTCAATAGTAATCTGGGCATGTCGCCAGTTTTCTCACATTTGTGGAGActcgtattttatttatatcactTTAGAGCAGTTATATTTGATGAATCATATTGACTGTACTTTATATACtatgtacaatattaatagtaAAGCTTGTATGTTGGAAGACTGTTTACACTCATTCATGAATTGCAGGTACAATATCTAGGAGAAGAACACACTTTTACACCTGAACAAATCACTGCAATGTTGTTTACAAAATTGAAGGATATATCTGAAACAGCTCTGCAGACTGTTATTAATGATTGCGTTATATCTGTTCCTTCATATTACACACAATCCGAACGTATGGCATTGCTGGATGCTGCGAGAATCGCGGGCTTGAATGTCCTCAGATTATTCAATGAAACAACAGCTACTGCTTTATGCTACGGTATCTACAAACAAGATTTACCCGCGTCCGAGGCACCTCCGAGAAACGTGGTTTTCGTTGACTGTGGTTATGCCAGCTTACAAGTGTGTATCTGTACATTCCACAAGGGAAAACTTCACG contains the following coding sequences:
- the LOC143207491 gene encoding mitochondrial disaggregase, translated to MSRLCNLWVYLRLKPLKNSDSLLSNLNLKKNSGLENVCYQRSIGYAQICWRLEKHFYPLYKLLDIIITSHYKSILTTTKLAFNKYDNSCRKKCNNNLRYLLSGIGLTIVLCEAQNPQREKRFFRAAQYGHVLDLERSLKEGVDINLRHSLGWTALHVAAINEKLEIIEVLLKKGADVNAGDEFINVYKTAIEKRLNSLDVLTIRETEFSDVLNNRATFKGFTPLHYAVLADSKSCVKALLDGGADPTIENESGHRAVEYAKDGELKEMLRKYSIKYDEILKEKEIEERRRFPLEQRLKQHIVGQEGAISVVASTIRRKENGWIDEEHPLVFLFLGSSGIGKTELAKQLAGYIHKNKQDGFIRLDMSEYQQKHEVAKLIGAPPGYVGHDDGGQLTKLLKKRPNAVVLFDEVDKAHPDVLTVLLQLFDEGRLTDGKGKTIQCKDAIFIMTSNLASEVIAEHAIQLREEAQRVLNLRLDKNSDEDQAPEHIEISRKFKDEVVRPILKIHFRRDEFLGRINEIVYFLPFSRSELIKLVGKELEAWAVRAKERHMIDLKWDREVLSILADGYDTHYGARSIKYEVERRVVNQLAAAHERGQLGKGCCVLLKPKWHENGATITLSVRPKGLKDFVDIADADNFKKNVNSSF